From the Natrarchaeobaculum aegyptiacum genome, one window contains:
- a CDS encoding CDGSH iron-sulfur domain-containing protein → MARLVELDATGPRKLDPSDLDDEKGNVAVCQCGLSDSFPFCDGNHRQTRDEDPETTYVYDDDERRILEDVSTRES, encoded by the coding sequence ATGGCACGACTCGTCGAACTCGACGCGACCGGCCCGCGAAAACTCGACCCCTCTGACCTCGACGACGAGAAGGGAAACGTCGCGGTCTGTCAGTGTGGTCTGTCCGACTCGTTCCCGTTCTGTGACGGGAACCATCGCCAGACCAGAGACGAAGACCCGGAGACGACCTACGTTTACGACGACGACGAGCGCCGGATACTCGAAGACGTCTCGACGCGGGAGTCCTGA